Proteins from a genomic interval of Rhinoraja longicauda isolate Sanriku21f chromosome 16, sRhiLon1.1, whole genome shotgun sequence:
- the atad1b gene encoding outer mitochondrial transmembrane helix translocase: MVLKDIPTESFARPLTRNEIFGLIFRLTIFGAVTYYTIKWMVDAIDPTRKQKVEAQKQAERLMKQIGVKNVKLTEYEMSIAAHLVDPLNMQVTWDDVAGLDDVIAELKDTVILPIQKRHLFEGSRLLQPPKGVLLYGPPGCGKTLIAKATAKEAACRFINLQPSTLTDKWYGESQKLAAAVFSLAVKLQPAIIFIDEIDSFLRNRSSSDHEATAMMKAQFMSLWDGLDTDYNCQVIVMGATNRPQDLDSAILRRMPTRFHINQPNIKQRELILALILLNEKVDNCVNLDVIAKETQGFSGSDLKELCRDAAMFCVRDYVNGSEEEQRAKEMIRPIKQQDLQKAIDKMRRSKDATVSNGLMHLSVD; encoded by the exons ATGGTCTTAAAAGATATCCCAACGGAGTCCTTCGCCCGACCCTTGACACGGAATGAAATCTTTGGCTTAATCTTTCGCCTGACAATATTTGGTGCCGTGACTTACTACACCATCAAATGGATGGTAGATGCCATTGATCCTACAAGAAAACAGAAAGtggaagcacagaaacag GCAGAGAGGCTAATGAAGCAGATCGGTGTGAAGAACGTCAAGCTAACCGAGTACGAGATGAGCATTGCAGCACACCTTGTGGACCCACTGAATATGCAG GTTACATGGGATGACGTTGCTGGCTTGGATGATGTGATTGCAGAACTCAAAGACACCGTCATATTACCAATTCAAAAACGGCACTTGTTTGAAGGTTCCAGGCTGTTGCAGCCTCCAAAAG GTGTCCTCCTATATGGACCTCCAGGCTGTGGTAAAACTCTCATTGCCAAGGCTACTGCTAAAGAAGCTGCCTGTCGGTTCATTAATCTGCAGCCGTCCACCTTGACTGATAAATGGTACGGAGAATCCCAAAAACTGGCTGCAGCTGTATTCTCGCTGGCTGTAAAACTGCAACCTGCCATCATCTTTATCGATGAAATTG ATTCTTTTCTGCGCAATCGGTCCAGCTCTGACCATGAAGCCACAGCGATGATGAAGGCTCAGTTTATGAGCCTCTGGGATGGACTCGATACAGACTACAACTGTCAG GTAATCGTGATGGGCGCCACCAACCGACCACAAGATCTAGACTCTGCCATTTTGCGAAGGATGCCAACAAGATTTCATATAAACCAGCCC AACATCAAGCAGCGGGAATTAATCCTTGCTCTAATTCTACTAAATGAAAAG GTTGACAATTGCGTGAACTTGGATGTAATTGCCAAGGAAACTCAGGGCTTTTCGGGAAGTGACCTGAAAgagctctgcagagatgctgccatgttCTGTGTCCGAGATTACGTCAATGGTTCTGAGGAAGAGCAAAG AGCGAAGGAgatgattcggcccatcaaacaaCAGGATCTTCAGAAGGCAATAGACAAGATGCGGAGGTCTAAGGACGCCACCGTTTCCAATGGTTTGATGCACCTCAGCGTAGACTGA